TTCATTGGGGCAAATAAAAGTGTATGCATATCCAATATTATTTGATCTACCTGTTCTACCAATCCTATGAATATAATCTTCTATATGATCTGGGCACTCATAATTTATGACtagaataatatttttaatatctatTCCTCTTGCCATCACAGATGTAGCGAttagaattttatttttctcatcTTTGAAATTTTGTAAAGTGAATTCTCGATCTGCCTGATCTTGACCACCATGAAGAACTAAAGTTTTATAATCATATTTGAATAATTCTAAATACAATAAATCTGCTTCTAATTgtttattaacaaaaattaaaattaggCCATACTTTATCCATTCTCCTAATAATTTTAAGAGgcgaaaaatttttttagaatcTTCCATTACTTCAACAAATTGATAAATGTTATTATTAGTTTTTCCCTTTTCTCCAACAATTATTTCAATAGGTTtatacaataatttttttgccATGTTCTGTATATAATTAGGAAAAGTAGCAGAAATCATAGCTGTTTGCTTGTCTTTTCtacaattatttaatatactaTAAATTTGTGTTTCAAAACCTAAATCTAGTAGCCTATCTGCTTCATCTAAAACAACAAAAGACACTCGATTTAAGTTAGTAACTTTGCAGTTACTTATAGTTAATATATCAATAACACGTCCAGGGGTACCTACTAATATTTCTACACCTCTTTTTAAGGTATTTAATTGTTTTCCTATATTGGAGCCACCATATACTGCTAAGATATTTAAGTTCACTGCTTTGCAATAGATCTTTGCTTCATTTTTTACTTGTATACTTAGCTCTCTTGTTGGAGTCAAGATTAAAGCTATTGGCCCATCATTATTTCTTAAAGGATGCTGATGCAAGACATGCCTAATTAAAGGTAACAGATAAGATAAGGTTTTTCCACTACCTGTTTCAGCTATTGCTATTACGTCCCTTCCACACATTAGTGCTGGTATTGTTTGCATTTGAatattaaacatttttttaaaattctttttttctaatattgaaaatatttttgaagGTAAACCACATTGGTGAAAATACTGAACAGGTCGAGGACAATTTTTTCCACGTACAATTATATTTCCATTATTTTTTCGAAACATTTCAACATCACTTTCTTTCATATTTGTTATTTCATTTACTtgtacataaatattttttttgatggGTAAATAATCTATTTCTTCGTGATTGACTtgtaacaattttttattaattttctttaaagaGTTTGTTTCACAATTAAATTCACTGTCATCACTTAATTCGTCATTAGACTTATcagatttatttatttcttcatctgaaaatattattttactttctttttctttactttttttcatatcctcttctgtttttttctttagcTCTTCAATGAAAAGTCTGTCAAACTTTTCGCTATCGTCATCAgttatttcttttctttccaaattatttcctttattttttttacatacatcatcattatcatttttataatttttatcaatattattCTTATCTGCTTCTTTCTTATCTTCTTTCTTATCTTCCTTCTTATCTTCTTTCTTATCTTCCTTCTTATCTTCTTTCTTATCTTCCTTCTTATCTTCTTCTTTCTTATCTTCTTCTTTCTTATCTTCTTTATTCTTATGTTCTTCATTCATATACTCTTTATCTTTATATTCTTCATTTCTATTCTCTTTGttcttattttctatattcaCAATTTCTTTATACTTATCTACCTCTTTTTTGCATAATTCTTCTTTATCTAATTCTTTTgtatttactttatttttatctttttgatttttatctacattttcaaaattttcaaatttacttttatagAGATTATAACTATAAATTTCATCTAATGTTATggttttatttacatttattttttcttcattatattccatttctaaatttttcataaacAATTCTAAAgaatcttcattttcttctggCACGTTTTTAtggttatttttatttgtttcatAAATTTCATTACTAATAAgattttcattatttgaaATATCTTTATTAACTGAAATACTTTTAtcattcattattttatcattatctTTTTGATTTAGCATAAATACGTCTacatcatattttttatttatattattagtaGTATTTAAGGTAAATTTTGTACAtgtctttattttttcattaccttctttttttattttttctgcAAATAATTTTAACCTTTCTAATCTACTAAGTTTACTAGTTTTATCATCGTTTCCTTCCTTATCTTTATCTTTATCCTCATTTTTACTTGTTTTCTTTACATTATCATCTTTAAAGTTTTcactttttctttctttctttctttttttttcttctatatcttctttattattattactagtTGATACATGATTATCACTAATTCTTTTatctttcttctttttttcaaattttcttttattataatttttttcttctaaacTACTGTCATTATCTGATGTATActcattattctttttattttttttctcttcatattttctttttttataatttttttcattttttgtgCAACTATCGTCTGAAGAATAATCGTtacttcttttatttttattttttttttcttcatatttcTCTTTGTTCaaatttttctctttttcgcTTTTTCTTGTTTCATATTTCTCTTTatcacattttttattaatatcagaattttttgtattactTATTTGATATTTACTTCTATCGTTAGtgtaaatatcttttttatccTTAGAATCTTTATTTGTcaaattattatcttttttgttatcaattccttttaatttcttataatcattttttttttctagatcacctaatatttcttttgtttttaatttatcatcttcttttataatatttttttcatctttggAAATCTCAATATTCTTCTTAtgattttttctttcttcataatttctatattttttattatttttatctttttttctcttatcttcattataattaatttccttttttttttcactacTTTTTAATGATTCCTCTGTTCTATTAGATTCTTTCTCTTTAGAAAAATCTTTAAAGCAgttatttatatctttttcctttataatctttaattttttttctaattttatattacttttattatcattttcattaagttcattttcatctgatgaaatatatttgctaataccatttttaatttcttcaaAATTAGTTAAATCATTCATATTGTAGactttaaaatattcatattacTTTTTGcagtaaaatattataaaaaaaaaaaagaataaatcaaaagtaacaaaaaaaaaaaaaaagataaaagattaaaaaagctacttcaaaaaatattcattttcttgattttttttttttttaaattaaatatgatattaagaaatttaatcaatattgaacaaacaaaaaaaattaacatcAAAAAAAGTAATCAATAGatgtaatttatttattatttatcgCACAcattctattatttttattttttaaattctttcataaataattaaGATAATCTAGAAGAAactttgataaaaaaaaaaaaaaagggaggggaaatataataaaagagcATTGAAGCATATTTTTATAGtactcattttattttttttcaatacttttttacatttttgtatattcaatacaaaccaaaaaaaaaaaaaaagaaataaaataaaataaataatatttttttttatataatatacaaATCATgaaatcaataaaaaaaaatttttttaaatagaatTTATTGATtagtttattattttttcttatatatatatataaatatagttAATTCAATCTAATCATTTTTAAAGTTCTctcaaaaaagaaaaaataaataaataaaaaaggtaaCTAAGAATTACACAGAATATTATATACAATATTGCTAAAGCTTTTtactaattatttttttattaatttttattatcttcatATTTACAAGTAACgcacatttttttattatttatttctcaCGCTGTAAATATTCTAAGGTTAAaataatgagaaaaaaaaacaaggTCTTAATGTAATACTATgtttttgtaaatttataTGAGCGTATGATTTTTCGCttatgttttattaaaaaaaaataagatatgCAAAAATTAAAGGGGgttaaaaaagtttttatagacagaatattaaaaatcattttaagtgaaaaaattaaaaaaaggttgtatatatatataaagtaaaaattaattaaaaaaaaaaattaataaagaaatttactaaaaaaaactttagatttttattttataagatCTAAagttaaagaaataaaaaaaattagtgttaattattaaatattttttatgaaattatatactttttttttttatataataaataagcaacatatatatatgtaggTGGTGTTAGAatttaataagaaataaataaatttgataaaaaattgaaaa
The genomic region above belongs to Plasmodium relictum strain SGS1 genome assembly, chromosome: 10 and contains:
- the PRP5 gene encoding pre-mRNA-processing ATP-dependent RNA helicase PRP5, putative, translating into MNDLTNFEEIKNGISKYISSDENELNENDNKSNIKLEKKLKIIKEKDINNCFKDFSKEKESNRTEESLKSSEKKKEINYNEDKRKKDKNNKKYRNYEERKNHKKNIEISKDEKNIIKEDDKLKTKEILGDLEKKNDYKKLKGIDNKKDNNLTNKDSKDKKDIYTNDRSKYQISNTKNSDINKKCDKEKYETRKSEKEKNLNKEKYEEKKNKNKRSNDYSSDDSCTKNEKNYKKRKYEEKKNKKNNEYTSDNDSSLEEKNYNKRKFEKKKKDKRISDNHVSTSNNNKEDIEEKKRKKERKSENFKDDNVKKTSKNEDKDKDKEGNDDKTSKLSRLERLKLFAEKIKKEGNEKIKTCTKFTLNTTNNINKKYDVDVFMLNQKDNDKIMNDKSISVNKDISNNENLISNEIYETNKNNHKNVPEENEDSLELFMKNLEMEYNEEKINVNKTITLDEIYSYNLYKSKFENFENVDKNQKDKNKVNTKELDKEELCKKEVDKYKEIVNIENKNKENRNEEYKDKEYMNEEHKNKEDKKEEDKKEEDKKEDKKEDKKEDKKEDKKEDKKEDKKEADKNNIDKNYKNDNDDVCKKNKGNNLERKEITDDDSEKFDRLFIEELKKKTEEDMKKSKEKESKIIFSDEEINKSDKSNDELSDDSEFNCETNSLKKINKKLLQVNHEEIDYLPIKKNIYVQVNEITNMKESDVEMFRKNNGNIIVRGKNCPRPVQYFHQCGLPSKIFSILEKKNFKKMFNIQMQTIPALMCGRDVIAIAETGSGKTLSYLLPLIRHVLHQHPLRNNDGPIALILTPTRELSIQVKNEAKIYCKAVNLNILAVYGGSNIGKQLNTLKRGVEILVGTPGRVIDILTISNCKVTNLNRVSFVVLDEADRLLDLGFETQIYSILNNCRKDKQTAMISATFPNYIQNMAKKLLYKPIEIIVGEKGKTNNNIYQFVEVMEDSKKIFRLLKLLGEWIKYGLILIFVNKQLEADLLYLELFKYDYKTLVLHGGQDQADREFTLQNFKDEKNKILIATSVMARGIDIKNIILVINYECPDHIEDYIHRIGRTGRSNNIGYAYTFICPNEYSKAYDIYNLIKNNIYYLNKTIDIPQELETMVQEYTNTNSIEYKKKGYKGKGYKFTPNEKSRLQIDKALAKKELGLVEENNEDQKDFYSSDNEVDNNFSNSVNINNVKRNYGKQNMNEPNINQQNDINKIELEIQRIKMNDTMDLSLKAKKIYELMKKYNFDSLQNSNKNIDNNKEEEIEKEAEKEALKATQNIKDEKERQSTFNKIKEEIKKKLINNKNQIDTMNESIQRNMILNMIKSKNLKKYSPYLPHTYVTEDNNILEEFYINDYPQHVRLKISHRDVLSRISDISGASCQIKGQYFNPSQPKKNFLFNVKPLHIEITASTYNQVQIARNEFNSLINVFMQTCNTKNQKINTGYNVFR